In Chitinophaga nivalis, a single genomic region encodes these proteins:
- a CDS encoding terpene synthase family protein, whose amino-acid sequence MSKTMCSPVEFPGPPRISSFSEDVQLQSLHWAERFDFTSAIKPMSWYVKSQFGLQAAREYPYASFSQLCLAGDLLTWLFSVDDMCDRASSNNMEAERMRALLNGFLDILENEGTPEEHILNNGLMDIRDRFKRISPPNLYRQFCKHMTTYLRECFFEIDMQLDDYMPTIAEYFKVRPETGFSIMFPLVAIFSGLNLPDEIYEHDIIQRIELVLNLIGGLGNDLHSLRREKSLEKAGLNLVCIAQKELNITQEKAIQFVIDQHQDHMQQLEQYRSAIPYWSKDINRQVEEYVSGVCTIVKGYDDWAILDTGRYADL is encoded by the coding sequence ATGTCAAAAACAATGTGCTCACCTGTTGAATTCCCCGGTCCTCCGCGGATCAGTTCTTTTTCTGAAGATGTACAGCTGCAGTCTTTGCACTGGGCTGAAAGGTTCGATTTTACGTCGGCGATCAAGCCAATGAGTTGGTATGTTAAATCACAATTCGGGTTACAGGCAGCACGGGAATATCCCTATGCTTCTTTTAGTCAGTTATGTCTGGCAGGCGATTTACTGACCTGGTTATTTTCAGTGGATGATATGTGCGACCGGGCCTCCAGCAATAATATGGAAGCAGAACGGATGCGGGCTTTGCTGAATGGTTTTTTGGATATTCTGGAGAATGAGGGGACGCCGGAAGAGCATATTCTGAATAATGGTTTGATGGATATAAGGGATCGTTTTAAACGGATTAGTCCCCCGAATTTATACCGGCAGTTTTGTAAACACATGACTACTTACCTGCGGGAATGTTTTTTTGAGATTGATATGCAGTTGGATGATTATATGCCGACGATTGCAGAGTACTTTAAAGTGCGGCCGGAGACAGGCTTCTCCATTATGTTTCCGTTGGTGGCTATTTTTTCCGGGCTGAATCTGCCGGATGAAATCTATGAACACGATATCATTCAGCGAATAGAACTGGTATTGAATCTGATTGGTGGATTAGGGAATGACCTGCATTCTTTGAGAAGAGAAAAGAGCCTGGAAAAAGCCGGATTGAATCTGGTGTGTATAGCTCAGAAAGAGTTGAATATAACACAGGAAAAGGCGATTCAGTTTGTGATTGATCAGCACCAGGATCATATGCAGCAATTGGAGCAATACCGTAGTGCTATTCCTTATTGGAGTAAGGATATTAACAGGCAGGTGGAAGAATATGTATCAGGTGTATGTACGATTGTGAAAGGGTATGATGACTGGGCTATACTCGATACCGGTCGTTATGCCGATTTGTGA
- a CDS encoding ATP-binding response regulator — MAIEHRNPLKSMLFFPLMAGTQHLEKPESKYPIIVVNLLALTLSVLVLSIGTYFYTLKQSWWIAGGIVVEVTGFAIVIALNQWKKFFQANLLMLIANGMFAAYWSLILGTGVSMDLLLAFLFLIIFHLTGSLFLYKERKVLIVSLVTVVTLMVVVQINTYYRFIAPLSFSNGIISAMRFITSGAFFVLIVLILASYMTQINSLLSSEIKLKNASIAKSTFLRETYHELRTPLNNIFGIIQLLQLDKDKFNTDEMKEIDNLYAACYTARNIINNVLDMSRIEAGKFNEIIKESFRLNDCIEHCVMMNHYIANARGIRISYTPARQLPTLIHTDKIILIKIINNLLSNAAKFSLPDSLIEVKASCNNKDFLFQVSNQGCINKEKIAKIFEPFFTERNQYAENTGLGLQITKHLIELLGGDISIESDNNYTVFTFNIPYEIAQYSTPAAVSNLDLKNNSFSGARAVIIEDDEASGALITKLISRLGINATLCNNGRSGLTSIESEKPDIVITDMHMEKMGGVELLRHIRETQELKNIPVIIVSGDAFNSASENILSAGADAFLTKPIHFKELYNELYKQLPQFHKSA, encoded by the coding sequence ATGGCTATAGAACATCGAAATCCGCTAAAGTCAATGCTATTCTTCCCCCTGATGGCCGGTACCCAACACCTGGAAAAACCCGAATCCAAATATCCTATCATCGTTGTTAACTTACTCGCACTTACGCTTAGCGTCTTAGTGCTCTCCATTGGTACCTATTTCTATACGTTAAAACAATCGTGGTGGATAGCGGGTGGCATTGTGGTAGAAGTAACAGGATTTGCGATAGTCATAGCCCTCAATCAATGGAAAAAATTCTTTCAGGCAAATCTGCTGATGCTGATTGCCAACGGTATGTTTGCGGCCTACTGGAGTCTGATACTGGGAACAGGTGTATCGATGGATCTGTTGCTGGCATTTCTGTTTCTCATTATTTTTCATTTAACCGGTTCGCTGTTTCTTTATAAAGAAAGGAAAGTATTAATCGTCAGTCTCGTTACCGTCGTAACCTTAATGGTCGTCGTCCAGATCAATACCTATTACCGGTTTATTGCCCCCCTCAGTTTCAGCAACGGCATTATTTCTGCTATGCGCTTTATTACTTCCGGCGCCTTCTTCGTACTGATTGTATTAATCCTCGCTTCCTACATGACGCAAATCAATAGTTTATTATCTTCTGAAATAAAACTAAAAAATGCGTCCATCGCCAAAAGCACTTTTCTGCGGGAAACCTACCACGAGCTAAGAACTCCGCTCAATAATATCTTCGGTATCATTCAGCTGCTGCAGCTGGATAAAGACAAATTCAACACCGATGAAATGAAGGAAATAGACAACCTGTACGCCGCCTGTTATACAGCGCGGAATATTATCAATAACGTACTGGACATGTCGCGGATAGAGGCGGGTAAATTCAATGAAATCATCAAAGAATCTTTTCGGCTGAACGACTGTATAGAACATTGTGTCATGATGAATCACTACATCGCCAATGCAAGAGGTATCCGGATTTCCTATACACCAGCCAGGCAATTACCGACGTTGATACATACCGATAAAATCATCCTCATCAAAATCATCAATAACCTGTTATCCAATGCCGCCAAGTTTTCGCTCCCGGATAGTTTAATTGAAGTAAAAGCATCGTGCAACAATAAAGATTTCCTGTTCCAGGTCAGTAACCAGGGCTGCATCAACAAAGAAAAAATTGCAAAAATATTCGAACCTTTTTTTACAGAACGCAATCAATATGCTGAAAACACCGGATTGGGCCTGCAGATTACCAAACACCTGATAGAACTGCTGGGCGGAGATATCAGCATCGAATCAGACAACAACTACACAGTATTTACCTTCAATATTCCTTATGAAATAGCACAGTACTCCACACCCGCTGCCGTTAGTAACCTGGATCTGAAAAACAATTCCTTCTCAGGCGCCAGGGCAGTCATTATTGAAGATGATGAAGCCAGCGGTGCATTGATCACCAAATTGATTTCCCGCCTTGGTATCAACGCCACCTTGTGCAACAATGGCAGAAGTGGGCTCACCTCTATAGAATCAGAAAAACCAGATATCGTTATTACCGATATGCATATGGAGAAAATGGGTGGCGTAGAATTACTGCGGCATATACGTGAAACCCAGGAATTGAAAAACATCCCGGTCATTATCGTTTCCGGAGATGCTTTTAATTCTGCCAGTGAAAATATCCTCAGTGCCGGTGCAGACGCATTTCTCACCAAACCCATTCACTTCAAGGAATTATATAACGAGCTATACAAACAGTTACCCCAGTTTCACAAATCGGCATAA
- a CDS encoding SusD/RagB family nutrient-binding outer membrane lipoprotein translates to MIRIKKYFFLSALAGSLLSSCTKNFESVNTDPNNPKDVTAGALLNPILYQLTSYNTKRSDDFTFDIMQVRLPWPSNSGGIHRYVVSDASGNGSWNTYYSWMTNINDMIQIAEKTGKKNYKAIGLVLKAWNFANLTDCFGDIPMSEANRAEEGIMRPKFDRQQDIYPQLLSYLETANNLFDVNEKMEENVDLLYQNKIENWKRFGNSLRLRLLLRISNRTETKAGEQMAAIIANPAKYPVFNDNSQAALLRFTGAAPNLSPWGRAVDFTTTRCAGEFFVNTLNDFNDPRREKMLSRAQSLDGKTDLGFKGIPSGYSGDAGQFKYNPSNMLVALATAPLNGVMMSYAEVELIKAELAQKGIIAEDAKTHYEKGVKAAIEQWGATMPDDYFTNTAAAYDGTLDRIMLQKYCALFFTDYQQWFEYRRTGLPVLPKGDGMLNGKVMPVRFKYPATVQITNPDNYKSAVAAMGGDDINTKVWWEKK, encoded by the coding sequence ATGATCCGTATAAAAAAATATTTTTTCCTGAGTGCACTTGCCGGCAGTCTGTTGAGCAGCTGTACCAAGAACTTTGAATCTGTCAACACCGATCCGAATAATCCGAAAGATGTAACTGCTGGTGCCTTACTGAATCCGATCCTCTATCAGCTCACCAGTTACAACACCAAACGCAGCGACGATTTTACCTTCGATATCATGCAGGTAAGACTGCCGTGGCCCAGCAACTCCGGTGGGATCCACCGCTATGTGGTATCCGACGCCTCCGGTAATGGTTCCTGGAATACTTACTATAGCTGGATGACCAACATCAACGACATGATTCAGATTGCCGAAAAAACCGGCAAGAAGAACTATAAGGCCATCGGACTGGTACTGAAAGCCTGGAATTTCGCCAACCTGACCGATTGTTTCGGCGATATCCCGATGTCGGAAGCTAACCGTGCGGAAGAAGGCATCATGCGACCTAAATTCGACAGACAGCAGGATATTTATCCGCAGCTGTTGTCGTATCTGGAAACCGCCAACAACCTGTTTGATGTCAACGAAAAAATGGAAGAAAACGTAGACCTGCTGTACCAGAACAAAATAGAAAACTGGAAACGTTTTGGTAATTCCCTGCGCTTACGTTTACTGCTGCGTATCTCTAACCGTACCGAAACCAAAGCAGGTGAGCAGATGGCGGCCATCATTGCCAATCCTGCCAAATACCCGGTATTTAACGATAACAGCCAGGCTGCCCTGCTGCGTTTTACCGGCGCAGCTCCTAACCTGTCGCCCTGGGGCCGTGCGGTGGACTTTACCACCACCCGTTGCGCCGGCGAGTTTTTCGTAAACACCCTGAACGATTTCAATGATCCCCGCCGTGAAAAAATGCTGTCTAGAGCCCAAAGCCTGGATGGTAAAACAGACCTCGGCTTTAAGGGTATTCCCAGTGGTTACAGTGGTGATGCCGGTCAGTTCAAATACAACCCATCCAATATGCTGGTTGCCCTCGCAACTGCACCACTGAATGGAGTAATGATGTCCTACGCGGAAGTGGAACTGATCAAAGCAGAACTGGCACAGAAAGGTATTATTGCAGAAGATGCCAAAACACATTACGAGAAAGGCGTAAAAGCCGCTATCGAACAGTGGGGCGCTACCATGCCGGATGATTATTTCACCAATACGGCAGCGGCCTATGATGGTACCCTGGACCGCATCATGTTGCAGAAATACTGCGCCTTGTTCTTTACCGATTACCAGCAGTGGTTTGAATACCGTCGTACCGGATTACCGGTATTACCGAAGGGTGATGGTATGCTGAATGGAAAAGTAATGCCTGTGCGTTTTAAATATCCGGCAACCGTACAAATTACAAACCCCGACAACTACAAAAGTGCGGTAGCTGCCATGGGTGGCGACGATATCAACACCAAAGTGTGGTGGGAAAAGAAATAG
- a CDS encoding SusC/RagA family TonB-linked outer membrane protein, producing the protein MTTTICSTYVSKTKYCLLAVFFAWTTNAYAQSGHVSGTVKDADGLTLPGATVKLKGTNKATLSGQDGKYDLAIDRLFNAKDTLEFSYVGYAKAMKPWQVSGIVDVVLRTDGKQLNALVVTALGIKRDQMALGYSTQTIGDKQVNDARSNNWVSALSGKVAGLTLVSPGSGPVNSTNIILRGDRSMKAGGNNALIIVDGTPINTAITSSGVSNAYQASSGNDLPIDFGNGINDINPDDIESITVLKGAGATALYGSRAANGALVITTKSGAKKNKSLGVTVNSNIAVNDILKWPDYQYEYGQGTGTSGKPNSDLYYSYGKSADGVANHSTSSAFGPKFNGQYYFQYDPEVEGQSPERREWRAYKDNVKGFFRNGYTLTNSVSMEKGGTKANGRASITHSKNEWIMPNTGFERLSAALSGNYNVTSKLKISAKGTYTGKKSDNLPATGYNNHSISYFMIFQNPNVDLNWYRRYWKKGKEQVDQVHPFSSYIDNPYLIAYEMTNSVRSANVVGNLSATYSFNKNLDLMVRTALNLVDEDRAQRRPLSTQNFGKGYYKEQSINSYELNTDFLLTWRHAFSQKFKLSTSGGGNAQRNRYTAQNAYINGLATPGEYGLDKGLYPAIARQVNADKNVNSLYAFANLSYDDKIFLDVTGRNDWSSTLPANNNSFFYPSVSTSVILSKLLHLPKAIDYAKLRMSFAQLGNDTDPYGVDKYFRTNDFPGSVSSSGTLYNTNLKPEISNSFETGMEFQLLKNRLGMDVTYYRTNTRNQILEAALDLSTGYNKAWINSGLVRNAGVELMLNGKPINNKNFKWNTTITWAKNTNKVLELAAGTVDQQLIGTGGEASIIAKVGGSTGDIYGFGFLKTPDGQIIYNKDGVPARPAQVQYIGRAFADWKGGISNEFTYKNLRFSFLIDGQYGGMIYSQTHHKMSEQGKLTNTLAGREEGVIVGQGVVVNPDGSYSPNTKKVAVADYYDEYYRRANVEANSFDASFLKLREVRLEYNLSKRLLNKTKFNQISVAFYGRDLAMLTSFPMFDPETAAMNGSSILPGVEMGQMPSTRTFGMNITLKL; encoded by the coding sequence ATGACAACAACGATCTGTAGCACTTATGTGAGCAAAACGAAGTATTGCTTACTGGCCGTCTTTTTTGCATGGACAACAAATGCGTATGCACAATCCGGACACGTTTCCGGCACAGTAAAAGACGCCGATGGCCTCACCCTTCCCGGGGCAACAGTAAAACTCAAAGGCACCAACAAAGCAACTCTCAGCGGACAGGATGGTAAGTACGACCTGGCGATTGACCGTTTATTCAATGCCAAAGACACCCTGGAATTCAGTTATGTAGGCTATGCGAAAGCCATGAAACCCTGGCAGGTTTCCGGTATCGTGGATGTAGTACTGCGTACAGATGGCAAACAACTGAATGCCCTCGTTGTAACGGCACTGGGTATTAAAAGAGACCAGATGGCGCTGGGATATTCCACCCAGACCATTGGCGACAAACAAGTAAATGATGCACGTTCCAATAACTGGGTAAGTGCGCTTTCCGGTAAAGTAGCCGGTCTGACACTCGTTTCTCCTGGTTCCGGTCCTGTCAACTCCACCAACATTATTCTCCGTGGTGACCGTTCGATGAAAGCAGGTGGCAACAACGCCCTGATCATCGTAGACGGTACCCCTATTAATACCGCCATCACCAGCTCCGGTGTTAGCAACGCTTATCAGGCCAGCAGTGGCAATGACCTACCCATCGACTTCGGTAACGGTATCAATGATATCAATCCGGATGATATTGAAAGCATTACCGTACTGAAAGGTGCGGGCGCCACGGCGTTATATGGTAGCCGTGCTGCCAACGGGGCACTGGTCATCACCACCAAATCCGGTGCGAAGAAAAATAAAAGTTTAGGCGTTACCGTTAACAGCAACATTGCCGTAAACGATATCCTGAAATGGCCCGATTACCAATATGAATATGGCCAGGGTACTGGTACCAGCGGCAAACCCAACAGCGACCTGTATTACTCTTATGGCAAATCTGCAGATGGGGTAGCTAATCATAGTACCAGCAGTGCCTTCGGGCCTAAATTCAATGGGCAGTACTATTTCCAGTATGATCCGGAAGTAGAAGGGCAATCGCCTGAACGTCGCGAGTGGCGGGCTTATAAAGATAACGTAAAAGGTTTCTTTAGAAATGGCTACACCCTGACCAACAGTGTTTCCATGGAAAAAGGCGGCACCAAAGCAAATGGCCGTGCTTCCATTACCCATTCCAAAAATGAATGGATCATGCCCAACACCGGCTTTGAACGTTTGTCTGCAGCCCTCAGCGGTAACTACAATGTAACCAGCAAACTGAAGATCAGCGCCAAAGGTACCTATACCGGTAAAAAAAGCGACAACCTGCCTGCCACCGGCTACAATAACCACTCTATCAGCTATTTCATGATATTCCAGAATCCGAACGTGGACCTGAACTGGTACCGCAGATACTGGAAAAAAGGAAAAGAACAGGTAGATCAGGTGCACCCTTTCAGCTCCTATATCGACAACCCTTACCTGATTGCGTATGAAATGACCAACTCCGTTCGCTCCGCCAACGTGGTAGGTAATCTCTCTGCGACCTATTCCTTCAACAAGAACCTGGATCTGATGGTACGTACGGCCCTCAACCTCGTGGATGAAGATCGTGCACAACGCAGACCACTCAGTACCCAAAATTTTGGCAAAGGCTATTATAAAGAACAAAGCATCAACAGTTACGAACTGAACACCGACTTCCTCTTAACCTGGCGGCATGCATTCAGTCAGAAATTCAAACTGAGCACTTCCGGTGGTGGTAACGCACAGCGGAACCGCTATACGGCCCAGAATGCCTATATCAACGGCCTGGCCACACCGGGAGAATATGGTCTGGACAAAGGACTGTACCCAGCTATCGCCAGACAGGTCAACGCAGATAAAAACGTCAACAGCCTGTATGCATTTGCGAATTTATCCTATGATGATAAAATCTTCCTGGATGTAACCGGTCGTAACGACTGGTCCAGTACCTTACCGGCCAACAACAACTCTTTCTTTTACCCATCTGTAAGTACCAGCGTAATCCTGAGCAAACTGCTGCACTTACCGAAAGCCATTGACTATGCCAAATTAAGGATGTCTTTTGCCCAGCTGGGTAACGATACCGATCCATATGGTGTAGACAAATACTTCCGGACCAACGATTTCCCGGGCAGCGTAAGCTCCAGTGGTACCCTGTATAATACCAACCTGAAACCGGAAATCTCCAACAGCTTTGAAACCGGCATGGAATTCCAGTTGCTGAAAAACCGTTTAGGCATGGACGTTACCTACTATCGTACCAATACCCGCAACCAGATCCTGGAAGCTGCTTTGGACCTGTCTACCGGCTACAACAAAGCATGGATCAACTCCGGTCTGGTACGTAACGCAGGTGTAGAACTGATGCTGAATGGTAAACCCATCAATAATAAAAACTTCAAATGGAATACCACTATTACCTGGGCCAAAAACACCAATAAAGTACTGGAACTCGCAGCAGGTACAGTAGATCAGCAATTGATCGGTACAGGCGGCGAAGCCAGCATCATTGCCAAAGTTGGCGGCAGCACCGGCGATATCTATGGTTTTGGTTTCCTGAAAACACCAGATGGCCAGATTATCTACAACAAGGATGGCGTACCTGCCAGACCAGCTCAGGTACAATATATCGGCAGGGCTTTCGCAGACTGGAAAGGTGGTATCAGCAATGAATTTACCTACAAAAACCTGCGTTTTAGCTTCCTCATCGACGGCCAGTATGGCGGCATGATCTACTCCCAGACACACCACAAAATGTCTGAACAGGGTAAGCTGACCAATACCTTAGCCGGTAGAGAAGAAGGTGTGATTGTTGGACAGGGTGTGGTTGTAAATCCCGACGGGTCCTATTCTCCCAATACCAAAAAAGTAGCGGTAGCTGATTACTATGATGAATACTACCGGAGAGCAAACGTAGAGGCCAACTCCTTTGATGCTTCCTTCCTGAAATTAAGGGAAGTACGCCTGGAGTATAACCTCTCCAAACGCTTGCTGAACAAAACCAAATTTAACCAGATTTCAGTAGCCTTCTACGGCCGTGATCTCGCCATGCTGACCAGCTTCCCGATGTTTGATCCGGAAACCGCGGCAATGAATGGCAGCAGTATCCTGCCCGGCGTAGAAATGGGTCAGATGCCAAGTACCCGCACCTTTGGTATGAACATCACCCTCAAACTTTAA
- a CDS encoding c-type cytochrome: MDFPLFHLDWLNDRFLIAFIAIIHVLINHGLAVGFIPYITWLEQTGVRKAAPDQITDPAWDEMVYKKMKVAFMITTTLGAMTGVGIWFSAALISPASIGSLIRVFYFAWFVEWTVFVTEVVLILIYFLTWKNANQSLVSKLRHIRFGWFLSLFSWITMAIIVSILGFMMDPGNWNNDHSLLNGFTNPIYLPQLLFRTPAAMILGGVFGMLLTTVFTDRGTAIRKRALKMAAVWILSWMPVCITAAVLYYRVMPAAMKANMSTAVGTMEFAQYYDLLKYVIIGALGLVVVVSVWALIKPAKLRFIVVLIPCIAAFGFLGLFERVREFIRKPYVIGGYMYSNLLREEDYPLYQRDGILKHAIYTAAPEVTATNKLTAGREVFLLSCSRCHTTHGINSVVTVFERMFGAGKPLDEASMIGYIPNMHMGRTYMPPFPGNKAELEALAAYIRYLQQTGETLEGAQAAGVTVSPLQNTMALPARINEDTTTVAGTITPQ, encoded by the coding sequence ATGGATTTTCCCTTATTTCATCTCGACTGGCTCAACGATCGTTTCCTGATTGCCTTCATTGCCATTATTCACGTATTGATCAATCACGGACTGGCAGTAGGATTTATTCCCTATATCACCTGGCTGGAACAAACCGGCGTGAGAAAAGCAGCACCTGACCAGATTACAGATCCTGCCTGGGATGAGATGGTATATAAAAAAATGAAGGTGGCATTTATGATTACCACTACCCTCGGGGCCATGACCGGCGTCGGGATCTGGTTCTCCGCAGCCCTTATCAGTCCGGCTTCTATCGGTAGCCTGATCCGTGTATTTTACTTTGCCTGGTTTGTAGAGTGGACGGTATTTGTAACAGAGGTAGTACTGATTCTCATCTATTTTCTCACCTGGAAAAATGCCAATCAATCATTGGTATCCAAATTACGGCATATCCGTTTCGGCTGGTTCCTATCGTTGTTTTCCTGGATCACTATGGCCATCATCGTGTCTATCCTGGGCTTTATGATGGACCCGGGCAACTGGAACAATGATCACAGTCTGCTGAACGGATTTACCAATCCGATTTACCTGCCCCAGTTATTATTCCGCACACCCGCAGCGATGATATTGGGGGGTGTTTTTGGGATGTTGCTCACCACGGTATTCACAGACCGGGGAACGGCCATCCGTAAGCGGGCGCTGAAAATGGCGGCTGTCTGGATATTATCCTGGATGCCGGTTTGTATAACAGCGGCCGTATTGTATTACCGGGTGATGCCGGCAGCGATGAAAGCCAATATGAGTACAGCGGTGGGAACGATGGAATTTGCGCAGTATTACGATCTGCTGAAATATGTGATCATCGGTGCGTTGGGATTGGTGGTAGTCGTGAGTGTATGGGCATTGATAAAACCGGCGAAACTGCGTTTCATCGTGGTATTGATTCCCTGTATCGCGGCATTTGGTTTCCTGGGGCTTTTTGAAAGGGTGCGGGAATTTATCCGTAAACCTTATGTGATTGGCGGTTATATGTATTCCAACTTATTGCGGGAAGAAGATTACCCCTTGTATCAGCGGGATGGTATTTTGAAACACGCCATCTATACGGCGGCACCGGAAGTAACGGCCACGAATAAACTGACTGCCGGCAGAGAAGTTTTTTTGCTTTCCTGCAGCCGCTGTCATACCACACATGGAATCAACTCCGTGGTGACTGTATTTGAACGGATGTTTGGCGCCGGCAAGCCGCTGGATGAAGCCTCCATGATTGGCTACATTCCCAATATGCATATGGGCCGTACCTATATGCCACCGTTTCCGGGCAACAAAGCGGAGCTGGAGGCACTGGCTGCCTATATCCGTTACCTGCAGCAAACCGGAGAAACATTGGAAGGTGCGCAGGCTGCCGGCGTGACCGTCAGTCCCCTGCAAAATACGATGGCATTACCCGCACGCATA
- a CDS encoding GNAT family N-acetyltransferase, whose product MDITITPATLDHIQDFRVLFLQENNFQFVGNKCHEYGWADSYLFTVDGEKAGYGAVWGSTRREERDAIFEFYVLRPFREWTSLIFTAFQAQCGATFIECQSNDQLLSAMLYEHARNIRAEAVLFEDTVTTHLSIPEVVFRRRLPEDNLGGDAGDYVLESHDRIVATGGLMLNYNLPYADVYMEVDTAFREKGFGSLLVQEIKKEAYQIGRVPAARCNINNKASKATLLKAGFNICGFLLLGDLHKEILPDT is encoded by the coding sequence ATGGACATCACCATTACCCCGGCTACCCTGGATCACATTCAAGATTTTCGTGTATTATTTCTGCAGGAAAATAATTTTCAGTTTGTAGGTAATAAATGCCATGAATATGGCTGGGCTGATAGCTATCTCTTTACTGTAGATGGAGAGAAGGCCGGCTATGGCGCCGTGTGGGGCTCTACCCGCCGGGAAGAAAGAGATGCCATTTTTGAATTCTATGTACTGCGGCCTTTCCGGGAGTGGACCAGCCTCATTTTTACTGCCTTCCAAGCGCAGTGTGGCGCAACTTTTATAGAATGCCAGAGTAACGATCAGTTGTTGTCGGCCATGTTGTACGAACATGCCCGCAATATCCGGGCAGAAGCCGTGTTGTTTGAAGATACGGTTACCACTCATCTGAGTATACCGGAGGTGGTATTCCGCCGCCGGTTGCCGGAAGATAACCTGGGCGGAGATGCGGGCGACTATGTACTGGAATCACATGATCGCATTGTGGCTACCGGAGGATTGATGCTCAACTACAACCTGCCGTATGCAGATGTATATATGGAAGTGGATACCGCTTTCCGGGAAAAAGGATTCGGGAGTTTACTGGTACAGGAAATAAAAAAAGAGGCCTATCAGATAGGGCGGGTACCTGCTGCCCGTTGTAACATTAATAACAAAGCTTCGAAGGCTACCTTGCTGAAAGCAGGCTTCAACATCTGCGGCTTTCTGCTACTGGGCGACCTGCATAAAGAGATACTGCCGGATACGTAA
- a CDS encoding suppressor of fused domain protein, producing MYTDQLHQHYEAYFGIPGKKITWDKGPLEKLHPDFYLLVFPPNSRQSLYTYCTVGMSAGDMAYLTELVVYAPREEEGLAELLAVCASYHRNKAPLLLYHTVNLGRPWLDQSSCDHGFISYPWLDSPLAEVAVNGQTVYCYWYVPITEQERDYKVAHGHEALEQLFEDQSLPYADPARTSLTS from the coding sequence ATGTATACAGATCAGTTGCACCAGCATTATGAAGCCTATTTTGGTATCCCCGGCAAAAAAATTACCTGGGATAAAGGACCGCTCGAAAAACTACACCCGGATTTTTACCTGCTCGTATTTCCGCCCAACAGCCGGCAATCCCTGTACACCTATTGTACAGTTGGGATGTCTGCCGGAGATATGGCATACTTAACAGAACTGGTGGTATATGCCCCCCGGGAAGAGGAAGGCCTCGCAGAGCTGCTGGCAGTATGTGCGTCCTATCACAGGAACAAAGCCCCCTTGCTGCTGTATCATACCGTAAACCTTGGCCGCCCCTGGCTCGATCAATCATCATGCGACCATGGCTTTATCTCCTATCCCTGGCTGGACAGCCCACTGGCGGAAGTAGCCGTAAACGGACAAACGGTATACTGCTATTGGTACGTTCCTATTACAGAACAGGAAAGAGACTATAAAGTAGCCCATGGCCACGAAGCTCTGGAACAGCTGTTTGAAGACCAGTCATTGCCTTATGCAGATCCTGCCCGCACCAGTCTGACCTCCTGA